From the Homo sapiens chromosome 1, GRCh38.p14 Primary Assembly genome, one window contains:
- the S100A1 gene encoding protein S100-A1 — MGSELETAMETLINVFHAHSGKEGDKYKLSKKELKELLQTELSGFLDAQKDVDAVDKVMKELDENGDGEVDFQEYVVLVAALTVACNNFFWENS; from the exons ATGGGCTCTGAGCTGGAGACGGCGATGGAGACCCTCATCAACGTGTTCCACGCCCACTCGGGCAAAGAGGGGGACAAGTACAAGCTGAGCAAGAAGGAGCTGAAAGAGCTGCTGCAGACGGAGCTCTCTGGCTTCCTGGAT GCCCAGAAGGATGTGGATGCTGTGGACAAGGTGATGAAGGAGCTAGACGAGAATGGAGACGGGGAGGTGGACTTCCAGGAGTATGTGGTGCTTGTGGCTGCTCTCACAGTGGCCTGTAACAATTTCTTCTGGGAGAACAGTTGA